The sequence TTCAAAAAGCACAACCTCATGACCGCGCATCGCCGCATAAACTGAAAATGCCATCCCCGCGGGGCCTGCACCCATCACCGCAATACGCTTTTTTTTACTGGTGGGTAAAAAATTAATTTCAGTCTCATAACAGGCACGAGGGTTGACTAGACAGGTAGCTCGTTTAAGCGAAAACGTATGATCTAAACAGGCCTGATTGCAACCAATACAGGTATTGATAAGTTCAGGCGTATTGGCTGCAGCTTTATTCACAAACTCAGGATCGGCAAGGAATGGCCGTGCCATTGACACCATATCCGCTTGGCCAGAGGCAATGATTTGCTCGCCAATTTCAGGGGTATTAATACGGTTTGTTGCGATTAACGGCACAGCAACCGACTGTTTAAGCTTTTGTGTCACCCAAGCAAAGGCGCCACGCGGAACACTGGTCGCAATAGTGGGTACACGGGCTTCATGCCAGCCGATCCCGGTGTTGATAATCGATACACCGGCATGTTCAAGCCACTTTGCCAGTTGTACCACTTCATCCCAAGTTGAACCATTGTCAACCAAATCGAGCATAGATAAGCGGAAGATAATGATAAAATCTTTGCCTACTTTAGCGCGGATGGCATTCACAATTTCAATTGGGAATTGTGCGCGTTTTTCAAAACTGCCGCCCCATTCATCGGTGCGGGTATTGGTGCGCGAACTGATAAATTGGTTGATTAAGTAACCTTCTGAGCCCATGACTTCAACCCCGTCATACCCTGCTCTTTTCGCTAACGCGGCGGAACTGGCATAGTCTTTAATCGTGCCACGCACTTGACGGCTCGACATTGCTGATGGCGTAAAAGGCGTAATCGGTGATTTAATCTTACTCGGCGCCTGTGAAAATGGATGATAACCATAGCGACCCGCATGCAGAATTTGCATACAGATTTTACCGCCAGCCTCATGTACCGCTTGTGTCACAATACGGTGTTTGCCAACTTGCCAGGGGAAACTGAGCTGACAGGCATGGGGTGTTAATCGGCCACGTAGATTTGGCGATATCCCGCCAGTAACAATTAACCCCACGCCGCCCAATGCGCGCTCTTTATAAAACGCTGCCAGTTTCTCAAATCCGCCCTTTTCTTCTTCTAAACCTGTGTGCATGGAGCCCATCAACACTCGGTTTTTGAGCTGGGTAAATCCCAGATCTAAGGGTTCTAATAAATGGGGAAACGACATTCAAACATCCTTTTTAAACAAGTGATTTAAATGAGCATACCTTGAGTCAAATGTAAGCTCAACAGTTGCCAGCAGGTTAAAAGTTAAAAACCTTTACAATTGTGTTTAGCCAGTGAGGGGATTTTCAGTTAGCATTGGCATAGTCGATATGCAAAGGAGTGGCTAATGTCCGCTAACCCATCGTTTTTCAAGAGAATATGCTTATTCATTTGGAACGTCCTTAACGGGACACGTAAACTTATACTCAACCTGATTTTTTTTGGTTTCTTAGCACTTATTCTGATAGCCATTGGCAGCAGTGAAGACATAAAGGTCGAAGATAACTCTGCACTTGTGCTTAATCTTGCAGGTTCAATTGTCGATCAAAAACAACAAGTTGATCCGATTGAAGCCGCGCTCAAGCAAGGTAATAACGGCAGCAGCGACGGTGAAATCTTGCTCGCGGATATTATTTATGTGATTGATAATGCTACACATGATAATAGGATAAGCACTATCGTTTTGGACTTAGCTGAGTTAAAGCGAGCCGGGATCAGTAAATTGCAATCTATCGGTGATGCCCTTAATCGCTTTAAAGAAAGCGGCAAAAAAGTCGTTGCCATTGGCAATTATTACGAACAAAACCAATATTTTCTCGCCAGCTTTGCTACTACCATTTACCTCAATCCTCAAGGCAGCGTATCCCTTGATGGATTAAGTATGTACAACCAATACTTCAAATCCGCACTCGAGAAACTCAAGATAAAAGCGCATATCTTCCGCGTTGGGACGTTTAAATCCGCTGTAGAGCCCTATATGCGTGACGATATGTCGGATGCAGCCAGAGAAGCCAGCAGTGCCCTACTCGCTGATATATGGCAAAGTTATACCCAAACGGTTGCAAAAAATCGCCAAATCGATGCCAATGCGTTAGTGCTAGATTCTCCGAGCTATCTGGCTCAGTTAGATAAAGCCGAAGGCGACTCCGCGACTATGGCCCTCAATATGAAATGGGTCGATACGCTAGCGACCGATGAAGAGTTTCGTAAAATCATGCTCGATGCCGTGGGCAAAGAGAACAATGGCGACAGCTTCAAACAGGTTAGCTTTTACGATTATTTAACCTTAGTGACACCTCTACCAAGCTTTATTGAGCAAGACAGTGTCGGCATTATCGTTGCGAGCGGTACTATTCTGAATGGTAGCCAACCTGCTGGCCAGATTGGTGGTGATAGCACGGCAGATCTACTGCGTAAGGCTCGCTTTGATAAGCATATCAAAGCACTGGTATTGCGAGTTGACAGCCCTGGCGGTAGCGCATTCGCCTCAGAGCAAATTCGCCAAGAATTGCTCGCCCTTAAAGCTGCCGGTAAACCTGTTGTCGTAAGCATGGGCAGTCTTGCGGCCTCAGGCGGTTATTGGATTTCGGCTAGTGCAGATTATATCTTCGCAACGCCAACCACACTGACAGGCTCCATCGGCATCTTCGGTATGATCACTACCTTTGAAGACTCCCTTGCAAGCTTAGGCATTCATACCGACGGCGTATCGACCTCGGAATGGGCGGGTCTGTCTGTAACCCGTACCCTATCACCGCAAATCGAGTCAGTGATTCAGCGCCATATTGAGCGTGGCTACTTAGACTTTATTTCGCTGGTCGCCAAAGAACGAAAAATCAGCTTAGAGCAAGTAGATAAAATCGCCCAAGGCCGAGTGTGGAGCGGCAAAAAAGCACTCGAATTAGGCTTAGTGGACGAGCTCGGTGATATCGACCAAGCCGTTACGAAAGCGGCCCAATTGGCGAATTTGAGCCTGTTCGATACCCGCCTCATTGAGCAAGAATTGACGCCAGAGCAACGTTTTGTGCAGCAAATGTTTGCTTCAGTTTCCGCTTATTTACCCGCATCACTCAGTCATTCAACACTACTTGAGCAAATGCTGAATCAATGGACAGGCAGCTTAAAAACTATCGCCGCATTTAATGATCCAAATCATGTGTATGTGTATTGTGATAGCTGTGTAATTAACTAAATATTAGGGATCAAACCTCAGATAAAAGCCCGAACCCTCGGGCTTTTTTATTGGGTTTATGTCAGTAAAATCGTATAATTAGCCTACGTGAAGCTAAGATAACGACAAGAATGACTAAACGCTCCATTTATGTCGCCTACACAGGCGGCACCATAGGCATGCAAAAAACCGATAATGGCTTCGCGCCAGTGGCGGGATTTCTCACCCAATGTGTACAATCCATGCCCGAGTTCTACCATGCCGAAATGCCCGAGTTTGTGATCCACGAGTATTGTCCACTCATCGACTCATCGAACATGGCGCCCACCGACTGGCAAATGATCGCCGACGA comes from Shewanella oneidensis MR-1 and encodes:
- a CDS encoding FAD-dependent oxidoreductase, translated to MSFPHLLEPLDLGFTQLKNRVLMGSMHTGLEEEKGGFEKLAAFYKERALGGVGLIVTGGISPNLRGRLTPHACQLSFPWQVGKHRIVTQAVHEAGGKICMQILHAGRYGYHPFSQAPSKIKSPITPFTPSAMSSRQVRGTIKDYASSAALAKRAGYDGVEVMGSEGYLINQFISSRTNTRTDEWGGSFEKRAQFPIEIVNAIRAKVGKDFIIIFRLSMLDLVDNGSTWDEVVQLAKWLEHAGVSIINTGIGWHEARVPTIATSVPRGAFAWVTQKLKQSVAVPLIATNRINTPEIGEQIIASGQADMVSMARPFLADPEFVNKAAANTPELINTCIGCNQACLDHTFSLKRATCLVNPRACYETEINFLPTSKKKRIAVMGAGPAGMAFSVYAAMRGHEVVLFEAKSEVGGQFNLARKIPGKEEFNETIRYFLNQIKLHKIDLRLNTRLDAKVLETEKFDEIVIASGVVPRELSLPGFDSPKVVDYQQVLTGQALVGGKVALIGAGGIGFDMAHYLCESESSTLNPDKWLKQWGIDKQYQHAGGLTQPEVENTDHRQVYLLQRKTSKMGQGLGKTTGWIHRLVLKQHDVKMKMGVSYEKFDDAGLHIRVGEQVEVLAVDNVILCAGQESNRTLVDEMKASGIPVHLIGGVDVAAELDAKRAIRQGAELAMRL
- the sppA gene encoding signal peptide peptidase SppA, whose amino-acid sequence is MSANPSFFKRICLFIWNVLNGTRKLILNLIFFGFLALILIAIGSSEDIKVEDNSALVLNLAGSIVDQKQQVDPIEAALKQGNNGSSDGEILLADIIYVIDNATHDNRISTIVLDLAELKRAGISKLQSIGDALNRFKESGKKVVAIGNYYEQNQYFLASFATTIYLNPQGSVSLDGLSMYNQYFKSALEKLKIKAHIFRVGTFKSAVEPYMRDDMSDAAREASSALLADIWQSYTQTVAKNRQIDANALVLDSPSYLAQLDKAEGDSATMALNMKWVDTLATDEEFRKIMLDAVGKENNGDSFKQVSFYDYLTLVTPLPSFIEQDSVGIIVASGTILNGSQPAGQIGGDSTADLLRKARFDKHIKALVLRVDSPGGSAFASEQIRQELLALKAAGKPVVVSMGSLAASGGYWISASADYIFATPTTLTGSIGIFGMITTFEDSLASLGIHTDGVSTSEWAGLSVTRTLSPQIESVIQRHIERGYLDFISLVAKERKISLEQVDKIAQGRVWSGKKALELGLVDELGDIDQAVTKAAQLANLSLFDTRLIEQELTPEQRFVQQMFASVSAYLPASLSHSTLLEQMLNQWTGSLKTIAAFNDPNHVYVYCDSCVIN